ACTTTTGACGGAATTGTGATCAATGCAGGCGGCTATACCCATACCTCCATTGCATTGGCCGATGCGCTGTCTGCGGTAACGACACCAGCCGTGGAAGTTCACATTTCAAACATCCACGCCCGGGAATCATTTCGTCACCACAGCTACCTTACCTCCCGCTGCAAAGGTATGATTTGCGGGCTGGGGCTTAGGGGTTACGAGTTGGCCGTGCGGTATTTTTAATGAGTGAGTTAGTGAATGAGTGAGTGAGTGAATATTTTAATTTTACCATTCACTCATTCACTCATTCGCAATTCACTCATTAAAAATCCACTCATTACCTAAACACCGCGTTACTGAACAAGATCTTCCCATTATAAAGCATCGACCTGAAAACGGGATCATCCATGAGGTAAACGACGTGCCCGCGTCCCAGGTCTTGTACGCCCATGATGAGGGTGTTTTTTAGCTTTCCGGTCATTTTTGTTCCAACAAAACCTGCCTTGTACCCGTCCTCGGTCAGGTAGCCCACATTCCAGCCGTCTTTGAGATATTCCCGCTCGTACGCATCCCGCACGATCGTGAAATATTCTTTGCTGCAACCAAATGCCAAAGGATGGGTAGGGTCCAGGGTGATCTGAAACATACTTCCCGGTGATGAGTCGCTGGCTTCTTCGCGTTGCTGTTCCCCGAATTTCTTGAAAAAGTCGGCGTCTTTCTTTTTGTCTGAAAATTTCTTGCTGAGCGCAAAGCCGGGCTTGTTCATAAATGCCTCTGTCGCGCGTTCCATTGCAATAATCTTGCCACCATTCTTCACCCAATTTTGCAATGCTTCCAGGTGTTTGTCATTAATAATGTCACCATATCTGCCGTCCGGTAAGATCAGGACGTCAATCTCGTTCCAGGGTAGGCTGGCCAGACGGGCAGCGCTGACGATAGTTACCGGGTATTTTATTTGTTGTTCAAAAAAATGCCACACGCCGCCAAAAGCCGTCGGGGATATGCCGTCTCCGGATACCGCCACAATTTTCGGTGCTTTGATCGCGACAACATTGTCATTACCAAAGTCGGGCCCTGAACTCACGTAGCCAGTTTTAACGGGCATCAATTGAATGTGATGCTTTGTCGCAAGAGAAGTTACCAGCTTATCGAATGCGACATTCTCATTCCCTTTTTTGGTGATAATCAATGTCCCAGCCGAGTAGGAAATTTTGTCCATTTCGAACGGTACATTGGAGGTTTTAACCAAAATCCCGTTTTTCAAAAGATCAGCCAGGAACACAGCATCCTCCACTTCCGACCAATTGGCAATGTAAGCGTAAGGCGAGGAGGCCGGTATGGGGTTTTCGATCTTTGCAGGCTGATAGGCAGCCGGGACCAGTTTCTCTTTCAAACCATAGGCTTTTAGTCCAAAAACATAGGCAAGTCCCCAGCTGGTAACGTCGTAAGTAACAGAGTCTTCCAGTACCGGTTTGGGATCAAACAGAATGCGCAGCAAATTGGACTTGGGCTGGTAAGCGCTGATCAGCAAATCATTGTTTTCGATTTTGATCGCCTGTTCCGTAACTGTTGTGAGCTCGGTACCTTTGGTTGAAATAGATTTTCCGGCAATACCATACGTGAAGCCTTGTTTCTCCATCCAGCTGCCAAATGACCGGATACGCTCTTCATTGCCTTTCGCTTTAATCACGTAAGTTTTAAAGTTTCCAATCGGCGCATTAATCGCATCCTGATGAAACTTGATAAACTCTGAAACCACCTTGTCTTTTTGAGATAGTACTGCTTCCAAAGTAGCAAGGCTCGTCGCGTAATGATGGTCGATCCTGTTTTTCAGGGTTAATGTGTCGTGCTCATCTTCACGTTCCAGCGCCAGTCCGGCGCGGCCGCCGCCGCCCTGCTCGTAAGTAACGCCGATGGCACCGTTGGCTGTGGGCCAGGTATCACCATAACTTGGATAAAACAGGTCATAGTCATTTTTGGTAAAGTAGGCCCAGTTGTTTTTGTCGAAATATTTGCGGCAGTACTCTCCGATCAGTTCATTGAACTGACGCTGCCATGCCGTAACGTCCTTATTGTAGGGTTTAGCGGCGGGAGGGAAGTAGTAGCTTCTTGCCGGGCCCATTTCGTGGAAATCGGCGTGAAAATGCGGCATCCATTGGTTGTACAGCACGATCCTTTCCTGCGTCTCCTTTTGTGTTTGCCAGGCCCAGTCACGGTTCAGGTCAAACAAATAGTGATTAAACCTGCCACCTGGCCAGGGTTCGTCATGTTCCAATGCAAATGGGGTAACATCCGGAGTTACATTCTGTACGCGGTTGTACCATTGCGAATAGCGTTCATATCCGTCGGGATTAATGCAGGGATCGATCATGATCACCATGTTTTTCAGAAACTCCTGTGTGAGTGCATTGTTTTTGTTGAGCAGCTCGTAAACAACTTTCATGCTCGTATTAGCCGAAACAGACTCATTCCCGTGAACATTGTAACTCAGCCATACAATGGGCGGAACACTGGCATCGGGCTTGCCCGGAAGCATACCTATGCTCTTCAAATGATTTTCCCGGATCGCATTCAGCTTGCTCATATTCTCTGGTGAAGCAATAAATGCAACCATTAAAGGTCTTCCTTCATTGGTGGTCCCGTAACGCGTTATTTTCATGCGGTCAGGGTTCCGGGCTTGCAGCGTATTGATGTAATCGGTGATCTGGCTATGAAAGGCAAATTTGGAACCTAGCGGAAACCCGAGGTACTCATCGGGAGTGATGCTTTGTGCAATGGCCTGGTTTGTCAAGAGGAGTAACAGGAAGTACCGGATAAATTTGGTCATAGGAAGAGATTTGTGAAAACCCGTAAACCCAAATTTAGAAAGTTACCTGAATTTACCGCCATGGGGAAAAGGATAAAAAAAACTTTTGAATTGAATCGTCTGTAAATGAGAGAACTAAAAAATATTTCAATTTTATTTCGTCAGGGGAGTTGCAATTTAAAATCCAACCGTGCATCTTTGCACCACGATTTCGGAAAAAGGAATCGCAAAGTGAAAGAAAGTGCAAAAAAACGCGCGAAGTAGGAGACCAGTCGGCCCATTCGTCTAGCGGTTAGGACACGACCCTTTCACGGTTGAAACAGGGGTTCGATTCCCCTATGGGTCACAAACCGTGCGATTGCACTTTCA
The genomic region above belongs to Dyadobacter pollutisoli and contains:
- the aroQ gene encoding type II 3-dehydroquinate dehydratase: MKKILILNGPNLNLLGKREPGVYGNQSFDDYFETLKSTFPEIELHYFQSNHEGALIDKIHEVGFTFDGIVINAGGYTHTSIALADALSAVTTPAVEVHISNIHARESFRHHSYLTSRCKGMICGLGLRGYELAVRYF
- a CDS encoding M14 family zinc carboxypeptidase codes for the protein MTKFIRYFLLLLLTNQAIAQSITPDEYLGFPLGSKFAFHSQITDYINTLQARNPDRMKITRYGTTNEGRPLMVAFIASPENMSKLNAIRENHLKSIGMLPGKPDASVPPIVWLSYNVHGNESVSANTSMKVVYELLNKNNALTQEFLKNMVIMIDPCINPDGYERYSQWYNRVQNVTPDVTPFALEHDEPWPGGRFNHYLFDLNRDWAWQTQKETQERIVLYNQWMPHFHADFHEMGPARSYYFPPAAKPYNKDVTAWQRQFNELIGEYCRKYFDKNNWAYFTKNDYDLFYPSYGDTWPTANGAIGVTYEQGGGGRAGLALEREDEHDTLTLKNRIDHHYATSLATLEAVLSQKDKVVSEFIKFHQDAINAPIGNFKTYVIKAKGNEERIRSFGSWMEKQGFTYGIAGKSISTKGTELTTVTEQAIKIENNDLLISAYQPKSNLLRILFDPKPVLEDSVTYDVTSWGLAYVFGLKAYGLKEKLVPAAYQPAKIENPIPASSPYAYIANWSEVEDAVFLADLLKNGILVKTSNVPFEMDKISYSAGTLIITKKGNENVAFDKLVTSLATKHHIQLMPVKTGYVSSGPDFGNDNVVAIKAPKIVAVSGDGISPTAFGGVWHFFEQQIKYPVTIVSAARLASLPWNEIDVLILPDGRYGDIINDKHLEALQNWVKNGGKIIAMERATEAFMNKPGFALSKKFSDKKKDADFFKKFGEQQREEASDSSPGSMFQITLDPTHPLAFGCSKEYFTIVRDAYEREYLKDGWNVGYLTEDGYKAGFVGTKMTGKLKNTLIMGVQDLGRGHVVYLMDDPVFRSMLYNGKILFSNAVFR